The sequence TACCTGGTTGAACACGACCTGGCCATTCGCAGTTACCAATTGATCCGTGGCGTCTGTGGAAACGTGAGCCGTGGCTTTTTGGACCACCACCGAAACCATGTCTTTTTACCACACCTTGGTAGCCTCTACCTTTTGAGTTAAAGCTAACTTTTAAAATTTTAGCCTCATTTAATGGTGTAAAGTCTAGGTTTCCAACTTCGCTATTAGCTACTTCAAGCGTAGCAAATTTGTTAAATTCTGCTGTCAGATTGTATTTCTTTTGCTGACCAGCGATAGCTTTGTTGTTTGCTTTAGTGTGGGCATACGCTACGATAGCACGTTTGTTTTCGTCGATCTCACATACTTTAGCCTCAACTAGCTTAAGTAGTGTAACTGGCGTACTCTTCGTGGCAATCGTTCTACTCATGCCTATTTTTTCTACAATATATTCCATACTCTTATCCTTTTGTCCGCTTATTTCATCGCACGAACTTCGACATTAACTTCTGGAGCTAGGTCGAGTTTTGTTAGGCTATCTACAGTTTCTGGAGTAGCAGCTACGATGTCAAGCATACGAGCGTGTATTCTCATCTCAAACTGCTCACGTGAGTCTTTGTTGATGTGTGGAGATTTTAAGACTGTATAGCGTTTGATCTTTGTAGGCATTGGTACCGGGCCACGAACGTCGGCACCTGTTCGTTTGACAGCTTCTACGATTGCTGCAACAGTACGGTCTAGAACTCTATGGTCGTAAGCTTTTAGCTTTAACCTGATTCTTTCCATGTGTTTTCCTTTAAAAAGAACTTGTCGCAAACTCGCGACCTCTTTACATCAAAATAACCCGCATAGGATCAAGCGATCGTACGAGCAAGACATAGGTCTTTCGTAAAGAGATAGGGATTTTACAAAAAAGCTATTATAGTTGTCAAGAAAAACGCTATTTTTTGTTGAATTTTGATTAATTATTTCCTTTTAATAAGGAAAGTATCTAAGTTAGCCATAGATAAATTTTAGATTTTTTATATATTAGTTT is a genomic window of Campylobacter concisus containing:
- the rplC gene encoding 50S ribosomal protein L3, which encodes MEYIVEKIGMSRTIATKSTPVTLLKLVEAKVCEIDENKRAIVAYAHTKANNKAIAGQQKKYNLTAEFNKFATLEVANSEVGNLDFTPLNEAKILKVSFNSKGRGYQGVVKRHGFGGGPKSHGSRFHRRHGSIGNCEWPGRVQPGMKMAGHMGNEKVTVKNELISFDAQNGIVVVKGCVPGHNGAMGKIRIVK
- the rpsJ gene encoding 30S ribosomal protein S10, which gives rise to MERIRLKLKAYDHRVLDRTVAAIVEAVKRTGADVRGPVPMPTKIKRYTVLKSPHINKDSREQFEMRIHARMLDIVAATPETVDSLTKLDLAPEVNVEVRAMK